One window from the genome of Pungitius pungitius chromosome 14, fPunPun2.1, whole genome shotgun sequence encodes:
- the rock2a gene encoding rho-associated protein kinase 2 isoform X4 encodes MSLGAERRMEARLKKLEDMVRDPRCAINLESLLDSINALVLDLDYPALRKNKNIETFLIRYEAVIKQTRDLQMKSEDFDRVKVIGRGAFGEVQLVRHKASQKVYAMKVLSKFEMIKRSDSAFFWEERDIMAFANSPWVVQLCCAFQDEHYLYMVMEYMPGGDLVNLTSTYDVPEKWAKFYTAEVVMALDAIHSMGFIHRDVKPDNMLLDRLGHLKLADFGTCMKMNSTGMVHCDTAVGTPDYISPEVLKSQGGDGYYGRECDWWSVGVFIFEMLVGDTPFYADSLVGTYSKIMDHKNSLNFPDDVEISKDAKNIICAFLTDREVRLGRNGVEEIKCHPFFKNDLWTFDTIRDTVAPVVPELSSDIDTSNFDEIEDDKGDVETFPKPKAFVGNQLPFVGFTYFKDDQLLNASNNVLVTHDNSKGESAALQKKLRHLEVQLNNEKQVIGDLEHKHRAATSRLDKISKELEDEVSGRKNLEAALRQMEREKALLQHKSLESSRKAEGEADRKRALENEVNSLRDQLDDMKKRNQNSHISNEKNIHLQKQLEEANTLLRAESEAATRLRKTQTESSKQLQQLEANVRELQDKSCLLERSKLSLEKECISLQAALEAERREHSQGSETICDLMGRISSLEDEARQQRQTLSKTESEKRQLQEKHTDLEKEKSNKEIDLTYRLKVVQQELEQEEASHKATRALLADKSKIKVTIEGAKSESMKEMNQKLAEERAAKLRLENRILDLEKHSSMMDCDYKQALQKLDELRRHKDRLTEEVKNLTLKIEQETQKRSLTQNDLKAQNQQLNSLRTSEKQLKQEANHLLDIKRSLEKQNQELRKERQDTDGQMKELQDQLEAEQYFSTLYKTQVRELKEECEERNKLHKDAQQALQELQEERDSLAAQLEITLTKADSEQLARSIAEEQYSDLEKEKIMKELELKEMMARHRQDLSEKDITIGSLEEANRTLTCDVANLANEKEELNNKLKEAMEESEKSKDWEQQISQMKQAFEKQLQSERTLKTQAVNKLAEIMNRKELRGGGSRRGNDTDMRRKEKENRKLQLELRSEKEKLNSSIIKYQREINEMQAQLSEESQMRIELQMALDSKDSDIEQLRNRLQTLSVQSMDSASVSSGPDFDTDDGYTEMRLEGWLSLPVRNNTKKFGWERKYVVVSSKKILFYNNELDKEQSIPYMVLDIDKLFHVRPVTQTDVYRADAKEIPRIFQILYANEGESKKEPEFPVDPLPIGEKSSYICHKGHEFIPTLYHFPTNCEACTKPLWNMFKPPAALECRRCHIKCHKDHMDKKEEIIAPCKVNYDVSSAKNLLLLAVSQEEQQKWVSRLVKKIPKKPLPPEQFARSSPRASMKVQPSQSMRRPSRQLPTSKSS; translated from the exons ATGTCGCTCGGCGCGGAGAGGAGGATGGAAGCCCGGCTGAAGAAGCTGGAGGACATGGTCAGAGATCCCCGATGTGCCATAAACCTGGAGAGTTTGCTG GACTCCATCAACGCCCTGGTCTTGGACTTGGACTACCCGGCACTACGCAAGAACAAGAACATCGAAACCTTCTTAATCCGAT ATGAGGCGGTCATCAAACAGACTCGAGACCTCCAGATGAAATCTGAAGACTTTGACAGAGTCAAAGTCATCGGTCGAGGGGCTTTTGGTGAAGTGCAGTTA GTCCGGCACAAAGCCTCTCAGAAGGTCTACGCCATGAAGGTGCTGAGCAAGTTTGAGATGATCAAACGCTCGGACTCTGCTTTCTTCTGGGAAGAGAGGGACATCATGGCCTTCGCCAACAGCCCCTGGGTGGTGCAG TTGTGCTGTGCCTTCCAAGACGAGCACTACCTCTACATGGTGATGGAGTACATGCCGGGAGGCGACCTGGTCAACCTGACCAGCACCTACGACGTGCCGGAGAAGTGGGCCAAGTTCTACACGGCGGAGGTGGTGATGGCCCTGGACGCCATCCACTCCATGGGCTTCATCCATCGGGACGTGAAGCCCGACAACATGCTGCTGGACCGACTCGGACACCTCAAGCTGGCCGACTTTGGCACATGCATGAAGATGAACTCG ACCGGCATGGTGCACTGTGACACGGCTGTGGGGACCCCAGACTACATCTCTCCGGAGGTGCTGAAGTCCCAGGGAGGAGACGGGTATTATGGGAGAGAGTGTGACTGGTGGTCCGTAGGGGTGTTCATCTTCGAGATGCTTGTTG GTGACACGCCGTTCTACGCCGACTCTCTGGTGGGAACCTACAGCAAGATCATGGACCACAAGAACTCCCTTAACTTCCCAGACGATGTGGAGATCTCCAAAGATGCCAAGAATATCATCTGTGCCTTCCTGACCGACAG GGAGGTGCGATTGGGCAGAAACGGCGTGGAGGAAATCAAGTGCCACCCTTTCTTCAAGAACGACCTGTGGACTTTCGACACCATCAGAGACA CGGTCGCCCCTGTGGTCCCAGAGCTTAGCAGTGACATAGACACCAGTAACTTCGACGAGATTGAAGATGACAAAGGCGACGTGGAGACGTTCCCCAAACCTAAGGCCTTCGTGGGAAACCAGCTCCCTTTTGTGGGCTTCACTTACTTCAAAGACGACCA GTTATTGAATGCTTCCAACAATGTGCTGGTGACCCACGACAATTCCAAAGGCGAG TCGGCGGCGCTGCAGAAGAAACTGCGTCACCTGGAGGTTCAGCTGAATAACGAGAAGCAGGTCATAGGCGATCTGGAGCACAAACACAG AGCTGCCACCAGCCGTCTGGACAAAATCTCCAAAGAACTTGAGGATGAG GTGAGCGGCAGGAAGAACCTGGAGGCGGCGCTGcggcagatggagagagagaaggcgcTGCTGCAGCACAAAAGCCTGGAGAGCAGCCGCAAGGCCGAGGGCGAGGCCGACCGGAAGCGCGCACTGGAGAACGAAG TTAACAGCCTTCGAGACCAGCtggatgacatgaagaagaggaacCAGAATTCCCACATTTCCAACGAGAAGAACATTCACCTGCAGAAACAG CTGGAGGAAGCCAACACGTTGCTGCGGGCCGAGTCGGAGGCGGCGACGAGGCTCCGTAAAACCCAGACGGAGAGCAgcaagcagctgcagcagctggaggccaaCGTGCGCGAGCTGCAGGACAAAAGCTGCCTGCTGGAGCGCAGCAAGTTGAGCCTGGAGAAGGAATGCATTAGCCTGCAGGCCGCgctggaggcagagaggagggagcaCAGCCAGGGCTCCGAGACCATCTGTGACCTAATGG GACGCATCTCCAGCCTCGAGGACGAGGCCCGTCAGCAGAGACAGACTCTGTCCAAAACCGAGTCCGAGAAGAGACAACTTCAGGAAAAACACACCGATCTGGAGAAG gagaAGAGCAACAAGGAGATTGATTTAACCTACAGGCTGAAGGTGGtgcagcaggagctggagcaggaggaggcctcTCACAAGGCCACCAGGGCGCTGCTGGCAGACAAGAGCAAGATCAAAGTAACCATCGAGGGCGCCAAGTCGGAGTCCATGAAGG AGATGAATCAGAAGCTGGCGGAGGAGCGGGCGGCCAAACTCCGGCTGGAGAACCGGATCCTGGATCTAGAGAAGCACAGCAGCATGATGGACTGCGACTATAAACAGGCtctgcagaaactagacgagctGCGCAGACACAAGGACCGACTGACCGAGGAG GTGAAGAACCTGACGCTGAAGATCGAGCAGGAGACCCAAAAGCGCAGCCTGACCCAGAACGACCTGAAAGCCCAGAACCAGCAGCTCAACTCTCTGCGGACCTCCGAGAAGCAGCTCAAGCAGGAGGCGAACCACCTGCTCGACATCAAGCGCAGCCTGGAGAAGCAGAACCAAGAGCTGCGCAA agagagacaggacacGGACGGGCAAATGAAGGAGCTACAGGACCAGTTAGAAGCCGAGCAGTACttctct ACGCTGTACAAGACCCAGGTCCGAGAACTAAAGGAGGAGTGCGAGGAGAGGAACAAACTGCACAAAGACGCACAGCAGGCTCTGCAGGAGCTACAGGAGGAGAG GGATTCATTGGCGGCGCAGCTCGAGATCACACTGACGAAGGCCGACTCGGAGCAGCTGGCGCGCTCCATCGCCGAGGAGCAGTACTCGgacctggagaaggagaagataatgaaggagctggagctgaaggAGATGATGGCCCGCCACCGCCAAGACCTGTCTGAGAAAGACATCACCATCGGCTCG CTGGAAGAAGCCAACAGGACCCTGACATGTGATGTCGCCAACCTAGCcaatgagaaggaggagctgaacAACAAACTGAAGGAGGCGATGGAAg AATCTGAAAAGTCAAAGGATTGGGAGCAGCAGATCAGCCAGATGAAGCAGGCCTTCGAGAAGCAGCTGCAGTCAGAGAGGACGCTGAAGACTCAG GCCGTCAACAAGCTGGCAGAGATAATGAACAGGAAGGAGCTGCGCGGCGGAGGCAGTCGCCGGGGCAACGACACGGACATGCGgcggaaggagaaggagaacaggaAGCTGCAGTTGGAGCTGAGGTCTGAGAAGGAAAAGCTCAACAGCAGCATCATCAAATATCAGAGGGAGATCAACGAGATGCAGGCG CAACTGTCTGAGGAGAGCCAGATgcgcattgagctgcagatggCCCTGGACAGCAAGGACAGCGACATCGAGCAGCTGAGGAACCGGCTGCAGACGCTCAGTGTCCAGTCCATGGACTCTGCCAGCGTCAGCAGCGGGCCGGACTTTGACACCGACGACGGGTACACAG AAATGAGACTGGAGGGCTGGCTCTCTCTTCCTGTAAGAAACAACACCAAGAAGTTTGGCTGGGAGAGGAAG TATGTTGTGGTGAGCAGCAAGAAGATTCTCTTCTACAACAACGAGCTAGACAAAGAGCAGTCCATTCCCTACATGGTGCTAGATATAGA CAAACTCTTCCACGTGAGGCCCGTCACTCAGACCGACGTGTACCGCGCTGACGCCAAAGAGATTCCCAGGATATTTCAG ATTCTTTATGCTAACGAAGGCGAGAGCAAAAAGGAGCCCGAGTTCCCCGTGGACCCGCTGCCCATCGGAGAGAAGTCCAGCTACATCTGCCACAAGGGCCATGAGTTCATCCCCACGCTCTACCACTTCCCCACCAACTGCGAGGCCTGCACCAAGCCGCTGTGGAACATGTTCAAGCCGCCGGCGGCCCTGGAGTGCCGGCGCTGCCACATCAAGTGCCACAAGGACCACATGGACAAGAAGGAGGAGATCATCGCTCCCTGCAAAG TGAACTACGACGTGTCCTCGGCCaagaacctgctgctgctggccgtgtcccaggaggagcagcagaagtgGGTGAGCCGACTGGTCAAGAAGATCCCCAAGAAGCCTCTGCCGCCGGAGCAGTTTGCACGCTCCTCGCCGCGCGCCTCCATGAAGGTCCAGCCCAGCCAGTCCATGAGGAGACCCAGTCGACAGCTGCCCACCAGCAAGAGCAG TTAA
- the rock2a gene encoding rho-associated protein kinase 2 isoform X1, with product MSLGAERRMEARLKKLEDMVRDPRCAINLESLLDSINALVLDLDYPALRKNKNIETFLIRYEAVIKQTRDLQMKSEDFDRVKVIGRGAFGEVQLVRHKASQKVYAMKVLSKFEMIKRSDSAFFWEERDIMAFANSPWVVQLCCAFQDEHYLYMVMEYMPGGDLVNLTSTYDVPEKWAKFYTAEVVMALDAIHSMGFIHRDVKPDNMLLDRLGHLKLADFGTCMKMNSTGMVHCDTAVGTPDYISPEVLKSQGGDGYYGRECDWWSVGVFIFEMLVGDTPFYADSLVGTYSKIMDHKNSLNFPDDVEISKDAKNIICAFLTDREVRLGRNGVEEIKCHPFFKNDLWTFDTIRDTVAPVVPELSSDIDTSNFDEIEDDKGDVETFPKPKAFVGNQLPFVGFTYFKDDQLLNASNNVLVTHDNSKGESAALQKKLRHLEVQLNNEKQVIGDLEHKHRAATSRLDKISKELEDEVSGRKNLEAALRQMEREKALLQHKSLESSRKAEGEADRKRALENEVNSLRDQLDDMKKRNQNSHISNEKNIHLQKQLEEANTLLRAESEAATRLRKTQTESSKQLQQLEANVRELQDKSCLLERSKLSLEKECISLQAALEAERREHSQGSETICDLMGRISSLEDEARQQRQTLSKTESEKRQLQEKHTDLEKEKSNKEIDLTYRLKVVQQELEQEEASHKATRALLADKSKIKVTIEGAKSESMKGKEMNQKLAEERAAKLRLENRILDLEKHSSMMDCDYKQALQKLDELRRHKDRLTEEVKNLTLKIEQETQKRSLTQNDLKAQNQQLNSLRTSEKQLKQEANHLLDIKRSLEKQNQELRKERQDTDGQMKELQDQLEAEQYFSTLYKTQVRELKEECEERNKLHKDAQQALQELQEERDSLAAQLEITLTKADSEQLARSIAEEQYSDLEKEKIMKELELKEMMARHRQDLSEKDITIGSQLEEANRTLTCDVANLANEKEELNNKLKEAMEESEKSKDWEQQISQMKQAFEKQLQSERTLKTQAVNKLAEIMNRKELRGGGSRRGNDTDMRRKEKENRKLQLELRSEKEKLNSSIIKYQREINEMQAQLSEESQMRIELQMALDSKDSDIEQLRNRLQTLSVQSMDSASVSSGPDFDTDDGYTEMRLEGWLSLPVRNNTKKFGWERKYVVVSSKKILFYNNELDKEQSIPYMVLDIDKLFHVRPVTQTDVYRADAKEIPRIFQILYANEGESKKEPEFPVDPLPIGEKSSYICHKGHEFIPTLYHFPTNCEACTKPLWNMFKPPAALECRRCHIKCHKDHMDKKEEIIAPCKVNYDVSSAKNLLLLAVSQEEQQKWVSRLVKKIPKKPLPPEQFARSSPRASMKVQPSQSMRRPSRQLPTSKSS from the exons ATGTCGCTCGGCGCGGAGAGGAGGATGGAAGCCCGGCTGAAGAAGCTGGAGGACATGGTCAGAGATCCCCGATGTGCCATAAACCTGGAGAGTTTGCTG GACTCCATCAACGCCCTGGTCTTGGACTTGGACTACCCGGCACTACGCAAGAACAAGAACATCGAAACCTTCTTAATCCGAT ATGAGGCGGTCATCAAACAGACTCGAGACCTCCAGATGAAATCTGAAGACTTTGACAGAGTCAAAGTCATCGGTCGAGGGGCTTTTGGTGAAGTGCAGTTA GTCCGGCACAAAGCCTCTCAGAAGGTCTACGCCATGAAGGTGCTGAGCAAGTTTGAGATGATCAAACGCTCGGACTCTGCTTTCTTCTGGGAAGAGAGGGACATCATGGCCTTCGCCAACAGCCCCTGGGTGGTGCAG TTGTGCTGTGCCTTCCAAGACGAGCACTACCTCTACATGGTGATGGAGTACATGCCGGGAGGCGACCTGGTCAACCTGACCAGCACCTACGACGTGCCGGAGAAGTGGGCCAAGTTCTACACGGCGGAGGTGGTGATGGCCCTGGACGCCATCCACTCCATGGGCTTCATCCATCGGGACGTGAAGCCCGACAACATGCTGCTGGACCGACTCGGACACCTCAAGCTGGCCGACTTTGGCACATGCATGAAGATGAACTCG ACCGGCATGGTGCACTGTGACACGGCTGTGGGGACCCCAGACTACATCTCTCCGGAGGTGCTGAAGTCCCAGGGAGGAGACGGGTATTATGGGAGAGAGTGTGACTGGTGGTCCGTAGGGGTGTTCATCTTCGAGATGCTTGTTG GTGACACGCCGTTCTACGCCGACTCTCTGGTGGGAACCTACAGCAAGATCATGGACCACAAGAACTCCCTTAACTTCCCAGACGATGTGGAGATCTCCAAAGATGCCAAGAATATCATCTGTGCCTTCCTGACCGACAG GGAGGTGCGATTGGGCAGAAACGGCGTGGAGGAAATCAAGTGCCACCCTTTCTTCAAGAACGACCTGTGGACTTTCGACACCATCAGAGACA CGGTCGCCCCTGTGGTCCCAGAGCTTAGCAGTGACATAGACACCAGTAACTTCGACGAGATTGAAGATGACAAAGGCGACGTGGAGACGTTCCCCAAACCTAAGGCCTTCGTGGGAAACCAGCTCCCTTTTGTGGGCTTCACTTACTTCAAAGACGACCA GTTATTGAATGCTTCCAACAATGTGCTGGTGACCCACGACAATTCCAAAGGCGAG TCGGCGGCGCTGCAGAAGAAACTGCGTCACCTGGAGGTTCAGCTGAATAACGAGAAGCAGGTCATAGGCGATCTGGAGCACAAACACAG AGCTGCCACCAGCCGTCTGGACAAAATCTCCAAAGAACTTGAGGATGAG GTGAGCGGCAGGAAGAACCTGGAGGCGGCGCTGcggcagatggagagagagaaggcgcTGCTGCAGCACAAAAGCCTGGAGAGCAGCCGCAAGGCCGAGGGCGAGGCCGACCGGAAGCGCGCACTGGAGAACGAAG TTAACAGCCTTCGAGACCAGCtggatgacatgaagaagaggaacCAGAATTCCCACATTTCCAACGAGAAGAACATTCACCTGCAGAAACAG CTGGAGGAAGCCAACACGTTGCTGCGGGCCGAGTCGGAGGCGGCGACGAGGCTCCGTAAAACCCAGACGGAGAGCAgcaagcagctgcagcagctggaggccaaCGTGCGCGAGCTGCAGGACAAAAGCTGCCTGCTGGAGCGCAGCAAGTTGAGCCTGGAGAAGGAATGCATTAGCCTGCAGGCCGCgctggaggcagagaggagggagcaCAGCCAGGGCTCCGAGACCATCTGTGACCTAATGG GACGCATCTCCAGCCTCGAGGACGAGGCCCGTCAGCAGAGACAGACTCTGTCCAAAACCGAGTCCGAGAAGAGACAACTTCAGGAAAAACACACCGATCTGGAGAAG gagaAGAGCAACAAGGAGATTGATTTAACCTACAGGCTGAAGGTGGtgcagcaggagctggagcaggaggaggcctcTCACAAGGCCACCAGGGCGCTGCTGGCAGACAAGAGCAAGATCAAAGTAACCATCGAGGGCGCCAAGTCGGAGTCCATGAAGGGTAAAG AGATGAATCAGAAGCTGGCGGAGGAGCGGGCGGCCAAACTCCGGCTGGAGAACCGGATCCTGGATCTAGAGAAGCACAGCAGCATGATGGACTGCGACTATAAACAGGCtctgcagaaactagacgagctGCGCAGACACAAGGACCGACTGACCGAGGAG GTGAAGAACCTGACGCTGAAGATCGAGCAGGAGACCCAAAAGCGCAGCCTGACCCAGAACGACCTGAAAGCCCAGAACCAGCAGCTCAACTCTCTGCGGACCTCCGAGAAGCAGCTCAAGCAGGAGGCGAACCACCTGCTCGACATCAAGCGCAGCCTGGAGAAGCAGAACCAAGAGCTGCGCAA agagagacaggacacGGACGGGCAAATGAAGGAGCTACAGGACCAGTTAGAAGCCGAGCAGTACttctct ACGCTGTACAAGACCCAGGTCCGAGAACTAAAGGAGGAGTGCGAGGAGAGGAACAAACTGCACAAAGACGCACAGCAGGCTCTGCAGGAGCTACAGGAGGAGAG GGATTCATTGGCGGCGCAGCTCGAGATCACACTGACGAAGGCCGACTCGGAGCAGCTGGCGCGCTCCATCGCCGAGGAGCAGTACTCGgacctggagaaggagaagataatgaaggagctggagctgaaggAGATGATGGCCCGCCACCGCCAAGACCTGTCTGAGAAAGACATCACCATCGGCTCG CAGCTGGAAGAAGCCAACAGGACCCTGACATGTGATGTCGCCAACCTAGCcaatgagaaggaggagctgaacAACAAACTGAAGGAGGCGATGGAAg AATCTGAAAAGTCAAAGGATTGGGAGCAGCAGATCAGCCAGATGAAGCAGGCCTTCGAGAAGCAGCTGCAGTCAGAGAGGACGCTGAAGACTCAG GCCGTCAACAAGCTGGCAGAGATAATGAACAGGAAGGAGCTGCGCGGCGGAGGCAGTCGCCGGGGCAACGACACGGACATGCGgcggaaggagaaggagaacaggaAGCTGCAGTTGGAGCTGAGGTCTGAGAAGGAAAAGCTCAACAGCAGCATCATCAAATATCAGAGGGAGATCAACGAGATGCAGGCG CAACTGTCTGAGGAGAGCCAGATgcgcattgagctgcagatggCCCTGGACAGCAAGGACAGCGACATCGAGCAGCTGAGGAACCGGCTGCAGACGCTCAGTGTCCAGTCCATGGACTCTGCCAGCGTCAGCAGCGGGCCGGACTTTGACACCGACGACGGGTACACAG AAATGAGACTGGAGGGCTGGCTCTCTCTTCCTGTAAGAAACAACACCAAGAAGTTTGGCTGGGAGAGGAAG TATGTTGTGGTGAGCAGCAAGAAGATTCTCTTCTACAACAACGAGCTAGACAAAGAGCAGTCCATTCCCTACATGGTGCTAGATATAGA CAAACTCTTCCACGTGAGGCCCGTCACTCAGACCGACGTGTACCGCGCTGACGCCAAAGAGATTCCCAGGATATTTCAG ATTCTTTATGCTAACGAAGGCGAGAGCAAAAAGGAGCCCGAGTTCCCCGTGGACCCGCTGCCCATCGGAGAGAAGTCCAGCTACATCTGCCACAAGGGCCATGAGTTCATCCCCACGCTCTACCACTTCCCCACCAACTGCGAGGCCTGCACCAAGCCGCTGTGGAACATGTTCAAGCCGCCGGCGGCCCTGGAGTGCCGGCGCTGCCACATCAAGTGCCACAAGGACCACATGGACAAGAAGGAGGAGATCATCGCTCCCTGCAAAG TGAACTACGACGTGTCCTCGGCCaagaacctgctgctgctggccgtgtcccaggaggagcagcagaagtgGGTGAGCCGACTGGTCAAGAAGATCCCCAAGAAGCCTCTGCCGCCGGAGCAGTTTGCACGCTCCTCGCCGCGCGCCTCCATGAAGGTCCAGCCCAGCCAGTCCATGAGGAGACCCAGTCGACAGCTGCCCACCAGCAAGAGCAG TTAA